In the Vibrio gigantis genome, one interval contains:
- a CDS encoding Y-family DNA polymerase: protein MLWLYLHFPSLQLDTLFNSSESGSNKESHEQPIIIVDEKDHRVLQANQAALESGITLGMGLGSAAALCHHLHVHPYSIELEKNKLKEIAQWAYLVTSDMTLLPPNGLLIKASNMLSLYDGLDNYWHELKSHIEALNIKLSFATGYSPLSAILLGKQSINQVTDNVQQMKAWVNQQALSSSELPPKQVERLNRVGINIVEELLKLPLQEVARRFDIDLVNYVGRLNGQFKHPIDFYHPPESFQQYLELLFDIENILFIEKPLLKLLNQLECFLKLRDRVAFELTLTLHLRDKDDHHVSFYSAQGDYLAEKWANLTHLTLESLKLTAPVQGLTLSLTRHGEPQMAYHDLFDGNTGTLAALDLLSLLQAKLGQACIQTPKIQQDPRPEKANRYSLPILSKTVAKKKATVEVGEQTAPTLNIGQQRLRPSILLPEPEALTENVTLSQGPERIVSGWWDGKKIIRDYFIAHSENGRWLWVFRTPDKQWFLHGLFS, encoded by the coding sequence ATGCTGTGGCTGTATCTGCACTTTCCATCTCTGCAATTGGATACCTTGTTTAACTCAAGTGAATCGGGCTCCAACAAAGAATCACATGAGCAACCAATTATCATCGTGGATGAAAAAGATCATCGTGTGTTACAAGCTAATCAAGCCGCACTAGAATCAGGTATCACACTGGGCATGGGACTAGGGTCAGCGGCGGCGCTTTGCCATCACCTACACGTTCACCCATATAGCATTGAACTTGAGAAAAACAAACTGAAAGAGATAGCTCAATGGGCCTATCTGGTGACTTCCGATATGACCCTGTTGCCACCCAATGGCTTGTTGATTAAAGCTTCTAACATGCTATCGCTTTACGATGGGCTGGATAACTACTGGCATGAACTCAAAAGCCATATTGAAGCTCTCAACATTAAGCTCAGTTTTGCCACGGGTTACTCACCGCTTTCTGCGATCCTTCTGGGCAAACAATCGATCAACCAAGTAACAGACAATGTTCAACAGATGAAGGCTTGGGTTAACCAACAAGCATTGAGTTCTAGTGAATTGCCACCTAAGCAAGTTGAGCGCTTAAATCGTGTCGGCATTAATATCGTTGAAGAGCTATTGAAGCTGCCTTTACAAGAGGTCGCACGTCGCTTTGATATCGACTTGGTCAATTATGTTGGTCGTCTTAATGGGCAGTTCAAACATCCTATTGATTTCTATCATCCACCAGAAAGCTTCCAGCAATATCTGGAGTTGTTGTTTGATATAGAAAACATTCTTTTTATCGAAAAGCCACTGCTGAAGTTATTGAATCAGCTGGAATGCTTTTTGAAGCTACGTGACAGAGTCGCGTTTGAGCTAACACTGACTCTGCACCTCAGGGATAAAGACGACCACCATGTCTCTTTCTATTCAGCACAAGGCGACTACCTTGCTGAAAAATGGGCTAACCTTACCCATCTCACCTTAGAGTCACTCAAGCTCACTGCCCCCGTTCAAGGGCTTACTCTCTCGTTAACTCGTCATGGTGAACCTCAAATGGCCTACCATGATCTTTTTGATGGCAATACCGGGACACTTGCTGCGTTAGATCTACTGTCACTGTTACAGGCAAAGCTCGGACAGGCATGCATTCAAACACCGAAAATACAGCAGGATCCTAGGCCAGAAAAAGCCAATCGCTACTCGCTTCCAATCCTGAGTAAAACCGTAGCAAAGAAAAAAGCCACCGTTGAGGTTGGGGAACAAACAGCGCCCACTCTCAACATAGGTCAGCAGCGACTCAGGCCCAGCATTTTGCTGCCGGAGCCAGAAGCCTTAACCGAGAACGTCACCTTATCTCAGGGGCCTGAGCGGATTGTTTCTGGATGGTGGGATGGTAAAAAAATCATTCGTGACTACTTTATTGCTCACAGTGAAAACGGTCGATGGTTGTGGGTATTTAGAACACCAGATAAACAGTGGTTCTTACACGGCTTATTCAGCTAA
- a CDS encoding error-prone DNA polymerase — translation MSQQYSELFCQSNYSFLEGASHAEELVLQADFLRYKALAVTDECSVAGIVKVHSAIKQHKLSLKQIVGSMFWLNEECQVVLLCPNRKAYAELCRIITNARRRSSKGHYQLSEWDIMSAKHCFILWLPQQKTEDAHWGQWLSQHHSGRLWIGLQRHLKQTDQQYIDYCVELSHHHHLPITACGGVLMHNANRLPLQHSLTAIKYQRPITEVGTHLLANAERCLRSINKLSHIFKTEWLEESNRIAELCDFDLDSLRYEYPSELIPQGETPMSYLRMLVEKGKQARFPQGVPGDIQQIIDKELGLIDELDYPFFFLTIHDIVMFAKSQGILYQGRGSAANSVVCYCLEITSVDPRQISVLFERFISKERDEPPDIDVDFEHERREEIIQYIYKKYGRERAALAATVISYRFKSAVRDVGKALGLQETQLDYFIKNTNRRDKSLGWQAQLTLLGLQPDSLKGQQFIHLVNEIIGFPRHLSQHVGGFVISSGPLYELVPVENAAMHDRTIIQWDKDDLETLGLLKVDVLALGMLSAIRKCFDLIKRIHGRSLTIAEITRLKDDPQVYGMIQRADTVGIFQIESRAQMSMLPRLKPRTYYDLVIQIAIVRPGPIQGDMVHPYLKRRDGIEPISYPSKEVESVLSRTMGVPIFQEQVIKLAMVAAGFTGGEADQLRRAMAAWKKNGNVFKFKTKLIEGMQKRGYETEFAEQIFKQICGFGEYGFPESHSASFAVLAYCSAWLKCYYPECFYASLLNSQPMGFYSPSQLVQDAQRHNVAILPVCVNASQDNHTVVSQQNGLAIRLGMRQIKGLSEHGIQSVLANRPSSGYRHPSQVKQLSINKKDIELLASANALHNVSGDRFQTRWAIMDSASDLPLFSQIDDSFGKGHDEQGLQQPSEMQDLLEDFTSVGISLNKHPITLLEEANRLGRFTHMKDLIQQRHKSMVTVVGLVTGKQSPGTAAGVTFVTLEDSTGNINVVVWGATARAQQQAYLTAKALKVQGILEKEGEVVHIIAGKLIDITDEIVGLKTKSRDFH, via the coding sequence ATGTCTCAGCAATACTCAGAACTTTTCTGCCAAAGTAATTATTCCTTTCTTGAGGGAGCTTCACACGCGGAAGAGCTGGTTTTACAGGCCGACTTTTTACGTTACAAAGCACTCGCGGTCACCGATGAGTGCTCAGTAGCGGGCATCGTTAAGGTTCACTCTGCAATCAAACAACACAAACTGTCGCTCAAGCAGATTGTCGGGAGCATGTTTTGGCTAAATGAAGAGTGCCAAGTGGTTTTGCTGTGCCCAAATAGAAAAGCCTATGCTGAGCTGTGCCGTATTATTACTAACGCGAGACGCCGTAGCAGCAAAGGACATTATCAGCTCTCTGAGTGGGATATCATGTCGGCTAAACATTGCTTCATTCTATGGCTTCCTCAACAAAAAACTGAAGACGCCCATTGGGGGCAATGGCTTTCACAACATCACTCGGGTCGATTGTGGATTGGTTTACAACGACACCTGAAACAGACCGATCAACAGTACATCGATTACTGTGTGGAACTGTCACATCATCATCACCTGCCAATAACAGCTTGTGGCGGTGTGTTGATGCACAATGCTAATCGTCTGCCCTTACAGCACTCACTCACTGCGATAAAATACCAAAGGCCCATTACCGAGGTGGGTACCCACCTGTTGGCAAATGCCGAGCGCTGTTTGCGAAGCATCAATAAGCTCTCTCATATCTTTAAAACAGAGTGGCTAGAAGAGAGCAATCGTATCGCTGAACTGTGTGACTTTGATTTGGATAGCCTGCGATACGAATACCCAAGTGAGCTGATCCCTCAAGGTGAAACTCCCATGAGTTATCTGCGTATGTTGGTCGAGAAAGGCAAACAGGCTCGCTTCCCACAAGGTGTGCCTGGTGACATTCAACAAATCATCGATAAAGAGCTAGGGCTCATTGACGAGCTCGACTACCCTTTCTTCTTTCTTACGATCCACGACATCGTCATGTTTGCCAAAAGCCAAGGCATTCTTTATCAAGGTCGAGGTTCAGCGGCCAATTCAGTGGTTTGTTACTGCCTAGAGATCACCTCTGTCGACCCAAGGCAGATCTCAGTACTGTTCGAACGCTTCATCAGTAAAGAGCGTGATGAGCCGCCCGATATTGATGTCGACTTTGAGCATGAACGCCGCGAAGAAATCATCCAGTACATCTATAAAAAGTACGGTCGAGAACGTGCAGCGCTTGCTGCTACGGTCATTTCTTATCGCTTCAAAAGTGCAGTAAGGGATGTTGGCAAAGCATTAGGGCTACAAGAAACTCAGCTCGACTACTTCATTAAGAACACCAACCGCAGAGATAAAAGCCTAGGGTGGCAGGCTCAACTCACGCTATTAGGGCTACAACCTGACTCTTTAAAAGGTCAGCAGTTTATCCATTTGGTTAATGAAATCATCGGTTTCCCACGTCACCTATCCCAACATGTGGGCGGCTTCGTGATCTCCTCTGGTCCCTTGTATGAATTGGTACCTGTCGAGAACGCCGCAATGCACGATCGCACTATTATTCAATGGGATAAGGATGATCTTGAAACTCTGGGGCTGCTTAAAGTAGATGTACTTGCTCTTGGTATGTTGTCTGCGATTCGAAAATGTTTCGACCTGATCAAACGTATTCATGGCCGCTCACTAACGATCGCAGAGATCACTCGTCTTAAAGATGACCCTCAGGTTTACGGCATGATTCAGCGCGCAGACACCGTTGGCATATTTCAAATTGAGTCACGAGCGCAAATGAGCATGCTGCCAAGACTCAAGCCAAGGACGTACTACGATTTGGTGATTCAAATCGCTATCGTGCGTCCAGGTCCGATTCAAGGTGACATGGTGCACCCTTATCTCAAGCGTCGTGATGGTATTGAGCCAATCAGCTATCCATCGAAAGAGGTTGAATCCGTCCTATCGCGCACTATGGGAGTACCTATATTCCAAGAGCAAGTGATAAAGCTCGCTATGGTCGCCGCTGGCTTCACAGGCGGAGAAGCGGATCAACTCAGACGTGCGATGGCCGCTTGGAAGAAGAATGGCAACGTCTTTAAGTTCAAAACTAAACTCATCGAAGGTATGCAAAAGCGCGGCTACGAAACCGAGTTTGCCGAACAAATATTTAAGCAGATATGCGGCTTTGGTGAGTACGGCTTCCCGGAAAGTCACTCCGCTTCGTTTGCAGTACTCGCATATTGTTCAGCTTGGTTAAAATGCTATTACCCAGAGTGCTTCTACGCCTCCTTACTGAATAGCCAACCTATGGGGTTCTACAGCCCATCGCAATTGGTACAAGATGCTCAGCGACACAATGTGGCGATACTTCCTGTATGCGTGAATGCCTCTCAAGACAACCACACAGTTGTCTCTCAGCAAAATGGTTTAGCGATACGTTTAGGGATGAGACAAATCAAAGGCTTGAGTGAACATGGTATCCAGAGTGTGCTCGCTAACCGGCCGAGCTCGGGTTATCGCCACCCTAGCCAGGTAAAACAGTTATCAATCAATAAGAAAGACATTGAGCTACTTGCCTCAGCGAACGCTCTGCACAACGTTTCAGGTGACCGCTTTCAAACTCGCTGGGCGATAATGGACTCGGCCTCTGATCTACCCTTGTTTAGTCAAATCGATGACAGCTTTGGAAAGGGTCATGACGAACAAGGATTGCAACAACCCAGCGAGATGCAGGATTTACTTGAGGATTTCACCAGTGTTGGGATCTCCTTGAATAAGCATCCCATCACGTTACTGGAAGAAGCCAACCGATTAGGTCGATTCACTCATATGAAAGACTTAATACAACAAAGACACAAATCCATGGTCACCGTTGTCGGACTTGTCACAGGCAAGCAATCACCCGGAACCGCAGCTGGCGTCACCTTTGTCACACTGGAGGACAGCACTGGCAATATAAATGTCGTGGTATGGGGAGCAACAGCGCGCGCTCAACAGCAAGCGTACCTCACGGCCAAGGCGTTGAAGGTGCAAGGCATTCTAGAAAAAGAAGGGGAAGTGGTGCATATCATTGCTGGAAAGCTTATCGACATTACCGATGAAATTGTTGGATTAAAAACTAAATCACGAGATTTTCATTAA
- a CDS encoding chemotaxis protein CheV — MSGVLNSVDQRTKLVGENRLELLLFSLNSRQLFAINVFKVKEVLKVPVLTRLPGSHHHITGVASLRGESVPVIDLRSAIGFPPSRAESQESNLIITEYNRTVQGFLVGQVRNIVNTTWTEIQPPPKTTGRANYLTAITHIQEEEQHKIVEIIDVEKVLAEIIDYDVSISEGVLDEQLAQEMIGRNVLIVDDSSTARNQIKGTLSQLGLNIIECCDGLEALTLLKRWCDEGKDINQEILLMITDAEMPEMDGYKLTHEVRTDPRMHDLFITLNTSLSGSFNEAMVEKVGCNRFISKFQPDLLVEVTQERMRQIL; from the coding sequence ATGTCTGGCGTTTTAAATTCGGTTGATCAGAGAACGAAACTGGTTGGTGAAAACCGTCTGGAACTCTTGTTATTCAGCTTAAATAGTCGTCAATTATTTGCGATTAACGTATTTAAAGTTAAAGAAGTGCTAAAAGTGCCGGTACTTACTCGCTTACCAGGCTCTCACCACCATATTACAGGGGTGGCTTCTCTACGTGGTGAATCGGTACCTGTGATTGACCTGCGAAGCGCGATTGGTTTTCCGCCGTCACGTGCAGAATCTCAAGAGAGCAACCTGATCATTACGGAATACAACCGAACCGTACAAGGCTTCTTGGTTGGGCAAGTTCGTAATATCGTGAACACGACATGGACAGAAATCCAGCCGCCGCCAAAGACAACAGGCCGCGCAAACTACCTAACCGCTATTACGCACATTCAAGAAGAAGAGCAGCATAAGATCGTCGAGATCATCGATGTTGAGAAAGTGCTAGCTGAGATCATTGATTACGATGTATCGATCTCTGAAGGTGTATTAGATGAACAGTTAGCTCAAGAGATGATAGGACGTAATGTACTTATCGTTGATGACTCTTCAACCGCGCGTAACCAAATCAAAGGTACCTTGTCGCAATTGGGTTTGAACATTATCGAATGTTGTGACGGTTTAGAAGCACTGACCTTACTTAAGAGGTGGTGTGATGAAGGCAAAGACATCAATCAAGAAATACTGTTGATGATCACTGATGCTGAAATGCCTGAGATGGATGGCTATAAACTGACTCATGAAGTGCGTACTGACCCTAGAATGCATGACTTATTTATTACGCTAAATACTTCATTAAGTGGAAGTTTTAATGAAGCCATGGTTGAGAAAGTAGGGTGTAACCGTTTTATTTCTAAATTCCAACCAGACTTATTGGTTGAAGTGACTCAAGAGCGAATGCGTCAGATTTTATAA
- the mlc gene encoding sugar metabolism global transcriptional regulator Mlc: MYMAQPGHIDHIKQVNAGRVYKLIDLKGPISRIDLSKQSELAPASITKITRELIEAHLIHETTVQEATTRGRPAVGLQTNNEGWQFLSMRLGRGYLTIALHELGGDVLIDTKIDIHERDQDDVLARLLHEIDEFFQTYAEQLDRVTSIAITLPGLVNSEQGIVLQMPHYNVENLALGPEIYKETGLPVFIANDTRAWALAEKLFGNSQDNDNSVLISIHHGLGAGIILDGRVLQGRHGNIGELGHIQIDKEGKLCHCGNRGCLETVASSQAIREQVKERLANGEESTLTVFEDVTIEQICAAAADGDPLAVEVIEQLGRYLGSAIAIVINLFNPEKILVGGVINQAKSVLYPAIQKCIEEQSLSVYHKDLELVESRFYKQATMPGAALIKQALYDGQLLMKVIEG; the protein is encoded by the coding sequence ATGTACATGGCTCAACCGGGCCATATTGATCATATCAAACAGGTCAATGCTGGTCGTGTATATAAACTAATTGACCTTAAAGGTCCTATTTCTCGTATCGATCTGTCCAAGCAAAGTGAATTGGCTCCGGCGAGTATTACTAAAATTACCCGTGAACTCATTGAAGCTCACCTTATTCACGAAACGACGGTTCAAGAAGCCACGACGCGTGGGCGTCCTGCTGTCGGTTTGCAAACCAATAATGAAGGTTGGCAATTTTTGTCGATGCGTCTTGGTCGTGGATACTTGACGATAGCGCTTCATGAATTGGGCGGCGACGTGCTTATCGATACCAAAATTGATATCCATGAACGTGATCAAGATGATGTGCTTGCGCGTCTTCTCCATGAAATCGATGAGTTCTTCCAAACTTATGCCGAGCAACTCGACAGGGTGACGAGTATCGCTATCACACTGCCAGGCCTGGTGAATTCAGAGCAAGGTATTGTGTTGCAGATGCCGCACTATAATGTTGAAAACTTAGCGTTAGGGCCGGAGATCTACAAAGAAACAGGTCTGCCAGTTTTTATTGCGAATGATACTCGCGCTTGGGCACTGGCAGAAAAGCTGTTTGGTAACTCACAAGATAACGACAACTCTGTTCTTATCTCTATTCACCATGGTCTAGGTGCCGGTATCATTCTTGATGGTCGCGTACTGCAAGGACGTCACGGTAACATCGGTGAGTTGGGGCATATTCAGATCGATAAAGAAGGCAAGCTTTGTCATTGTGGCAACCGAGGTTGCTTAGAAACTGTCGCGAGTTCTCAAGCGATCCGTGAGCAAGTCAAAGAGCGACTGGCAAATGGTGAAGAATCAACGCTTACTGTGTTTGAAGATGTCACAATTGAACAAATCTGCGCGGCTGCTGCTGATGGGGATCCATTGGCTGTCGAAGTGATTGAACAGCTAGGCCGTTACTTAGGCTCTGCGATTGCGATTGTGATTAACCTATTCAACCCCGAGAAAATTTTGGTGGGTGGTGTGATCAATCAGGCGAAGAGCGTGTTATATCCGGCGATTCAAAAGTGCATCGAAGAGCAGAGTCTATCTGTTTACCATAAAGACTTAGAGCTGGTGGAATCTCGTTTTTATAAGCAGGCAACCATGCCAGGTGCAGCGCTCATCAAGCAGGCTTTATATGATGGCCAATTGTTAATGAAAGTTATTGAAGGCTAA
- the pyk gene encoding pyruvate kinase, giving the protein MTAELRKTKIVTTLGPSTDKGNVLEEIIKAGANIVRMNFSHGTSNDHIQRAEKVRAIAKRHGTQIAILGDLQGPKIRVSTFKDGKIQLAVGDQFTLDSSLGLGEGNQQAVGLDYKELPNDVSAGDILLLDDGRVQLKVTKVEGCRVHTEVIIGGPLSNNKGINKKGGGLSAEALTEKDKRDIVTAAQIKVDYLAVSFPRNGEDMHYARQLAREAGLEAHLVAKVERAETVATVENMDDIIMASDVVMVARGDLGVEIGDPELVGVQKQLIRRARALNRTVITATQMMESMISAPMPTRAEVMDVANAVLDGTDAVMLSGETAAGDYPVETVKSMAEVCIGAEKMAGVNQSNYRIDRTFVTAEETVSMATIYSANHMEGIKGVVTLTESGRTALMMSRLSADMPIYALSRNEGTLNRCTLYRGVTPIYFETEAKDSFDIALSTLTCLKEKGHLKFGDLVIVTQGDIMDVAGSTNCMRILPVT; this is encoded by the coding sequence ATGACAGCCGAATTAAGAAAAACGAAAATCGTCACAACGCTAGGCCCTTCTACTGATAAAGGTAACGTGCTTGAAGAGATCATCAAAGCCGGTGCCAATATCGTCCGTATGAACTTCTCTCACGGCACTAGCAATGACCATATACAACGCGCAGAAAAAGTCAGAGCAATAGCAAAAAGACACGGCACTCAAATCGCTATCCTCGGTGACTTACAAGGTCCCAAGATTCGTGTGTCGACATTCAAAGATGGTAAAATCCAATTGGCCGTTGGCGACCAATTTACTCTCGATAGCAGCCTAGGTTTAGGTGAAGGCAACCAACAAGCTGTTGGCCTTGATTACAAAGAACTGCCTAACGACGTATCCGCCGGCGATATCCTGTTGCTTGACGATGGACGTGTACAACTGAAAGTAACCAAAGTGGAAGGTTGCCGTGTTCACACCGAAGTTATCATTGGTGGCCCTCTCTCCAATAACAAAGGCATCAACAAAAAAGGCGGTGGCCTTTCCGCGGAAGCGCTAACAGAAAAAGACAAGCGCGATATCGTCACCGCAGCACAAATCAAAGTGGATTACCTAGCCGTGTCTTTCCCACGCAACGGTGAAGACATGCACTACGCTCGTCAGCTTGCACGGGAAGCTGGTTTAGAAGCTCACTTAGTGGCAAAAGTGGAACGAGCAGAGACGGTAGCCACTGTTGAGAACATGGATGACATCATAATGGCCTCAGATGTGGTCATGGTGGCTCGTGGTGACCTCGGAGTAGAAATTGGTGACCCTGAGTTAGTCGGTGTGCAAAAACAGCTTATACGCCGTGCTAGAGCGCTTAACCGAACAGTGATCACTGCAACTCAGATGATGGAATCAATGATTTCAGCGCCAATGCCAACACGTGCAGAAGTAATGGACGTTGCCAATGCGGTACTGGATGGCACCGACGCGGTGATGCTTTCAGGTGAAACCGCGGCAGGTGATTACCCAGTCGAAACCGTAAAATCAATGGCAGAAGTGTGTATTGGTGCAGAGAAAATGGCGGGTGTTAACCAATCTAATTACCGTATTGATCGCACCTTTGTTACCGCAGAAGAAACCGTTTCTATGGCGACTATCTACTCTGCAAACCACATGGAAGGCATTAAAGGCGTAGTCACTCTCACCGAGTCAGGCCGCACTGCTCTTATGATGTCTCGATTAAGTGCTGACATGCCTATCTACGCACTGTCTCGCAACGAAGGAACGCTTAATCGCTGTACCTTATACCGAGGCGTGACGCCTATCTACTTCGAGACAGAAGCCAAAGACAGCTTTGACATTGCACTATCTACGCTCACCTGTCTTAAGGAGAAAGGACACCTTAAGTTTGGCGACCTAGTGATCGTCACTCAAGGCGATATTATGGATGTGGCGGGGTCAACCAACTGTATGAGAATCTTACCTGTCACCTAA
- a CDS encoding patatin-like phospholipase family protein: protein MNSGIITNIDSAIDLDYYAKFIAGKTALVAQGGGQRSIFTSGVLDSFLLSNFDPFDEFFGTSAGALNLCAYLCRDKGLGRSFVLDLTTSPEFFNLFSYIRHRKNLGLEWALEQIMAYPYKLDLDLGRQTLGDRHFYAAVTDSKDLRDHYFPLLGKDWYKVMIATCAIPRLYNDEIFIGDSAYVDGGVSACIPVQEAWRRQARSIVVIRTEPVVEEDNGHLVEAPVKGSSVKVPKPISAEELEWFRESFDSVQGHWQQKVEQWKTDWTSFFQQQIMRSKEQKRDRGHLDLLNGGRWLFGADDIYRLSHLIGDKFDSGLADMLMVHYQTYSLTQDFLNSPPDDAFVVQIAPSQPLKSSSLMSDKEELLHDYELGLEAGYRFVETYTSTENARNSHISQLATIAAGK, encoded by the coding sequence ATGAATAGTGGGATTATAACCAATATTGATTCAGCAATAGACTTAGATTATTACGCTAAGTTTATTGCTGGAAAAACAGCACTGGTCGCTCAAGGTGGCGGACAGCGAAGTATTTTTACTTCTGGAGTGCTAGATTCCTTTCTTCTCTCTAATTTTGATCCTTTCGACGAATTTTTTGGTACCTCAGCAGGTGCGCTTAATTTATGCGCTTATCTATGCCGCGATAAAGGCCTTGGCCGTTCTTTTGTTCTCGACCTCACAACCTCACCAGAGTTTTTCAATCTCTTTTCTTATATTCGACATAGAAAAAATCTAGGGTTGGAATGGGCGCTAGAACAAATTATGGCTTACCCTTATAAGCTCGATCTGGATTTAGGGAGACAAACGCTAGGCGATCGCCATTTCTATGCGGCTGTAACGGATTCTAAAGACTTACGAGACCATTACTTCCCGTTACTGGGCAAAGATTGGTACAAAGTGATGATTGCGACCTGCGCCATTCCTCGTTTGTATAATGATGAAATCTTTATTGGTGACAGTGCTTATGTGGACGGTGGTGTATCAGCATGCATACCGGTTCAGGAAGCGTGGAGAAGACAAGCTCGCTCTATTGTAGTGATTCGCACTGAGCCTGTGGTTGAAGAAGATAATGGTCATTTGGTTGAAGCACCAGTCAAGGGATCTTCAGTCAAAGTACCTAAACCGATATCTGCGGAAGAACTTGAATGGTTCCGCGAATCTTTCGATAGTGTTCAAGGCCATTGGCAGCAGAAGGTGGAACAGTGGAAAACCGACTGGACCTCTTTCTTCCAACAACAAATTATGCGATCGAAAGAGCAGAAACGTGACCGTGGACATTTGGATTTACTTAATGGTGGGCGATGGTTGTTTGGCGCTGATGATATTTACCGCTTAAGTCATTTAATTGGAGATAAGTTTGATTCAGGGTTAGCTGATATGCTGATGGTGCATTATCAGACATATTCATTAACTCAGGATTTTTTGAATTCTCCACCAGACGATGCGTTTGTGGTGCAGATAGCACCAAGCCAGCCGCTAAAATCGAGTTCATTAATGAGCGACAAAGAAGAGCTGTTGCACGATTATGAATTGGGCTTAGAAGCTGGTTACCGGTTTGTAGAAACCTACACCTCAACGGAAAATGCTCGTAACTCGCATATATCCCAGTTAGCCACCATTGCTGCTGGCAAGTAA
- the cydH gene encoding cytochrome bd-I oxidase subunit CydH, with translation MDHNLKNALQITVFIYTIILSFGFIAIGS, from the coding sequence ATGGACCATAATCTGAAAAATGCCCTACAAATAACCGTGTTTATCTACACAATCATTCTTTCATTTGGCTTTATTGCGATTGGTAGTTAA
- a CDS encoding outer membrane beta-barrel protein: MNNKANMMALITLLSVSSAYASPEIIITPMVGYTGGGSVEDQDGKTYDMKGSENYTFAIETPLEKGRIGFFYSNQSSNLETLNLSSSIQYLHLQSSIYYPASPVLSGYLGLGLGASYVDVDWAKDKYGFSTSIFGGLEYKFSDRLALNTQVRWLGTVVDNDTSGVCNIPSTGQDCIIRFDTDWMNQFQANVGLSFTF; this comes from the coding sequence ATGAATAACAAAGCAAATATGATGGCACTGATTACGCTTCTCTCTGTTTCAAGCGCGTATGCTTCGCCAGAGATCATCATTACTCCGATGGTGGGTTATACCGGCGGTGGCAGTGTCGAAGATCAAGACGGTAAAACCTATGACATGAAAGGCTCTGAAAACTATACCTTTGCGATTGAAACACCACTTGAGAAAGGACGTATTGGCTTTTTCTACTCCAATCAAAGCTCCAACTTGGAAACGCTAAACCTTAGCTCTTCAATCCAATACCTGCATTTACAAAGCAGCATCTACTACCCTGCTTCGCCTGTGTTGTCCGGTTATCTAGGGTTAGGCCTTGGTGCATCTTACGTCGATGTAGACTGGGCAAAAGATAAGTATGGATTCTCAACGTCTATCTTTGGTGGTTTAGAATACAAATTTAGCGACCGCTTAGCTTTAAACACTCAAGTACGTTGGCTTGGTACGGTTGTCGATAACGACACCTCTGGTGTTTGTAACATACCAAGCACTGGGCAAGACTGCATTATCCGCTTTGATACCGATTGGATGAATCAATTCCAAGCCAATGTCGGGTTGAGTTTTACGTTCTAG